One stretch of Rhodospirillales bacterium DNA includes these proteins:
- a CDS encoding type II toxin-antitoxin system Phd/YefM family antitoxin, with protein MITVGAFEAKTHFSALLDRVARGEQVVITKHGKPIARLVPEAAADRARMDESIARLRAARRGVTLGDLDWKDLRDEGRR; from the coding sequence ATGATCACCGTCGGCGCGTTTGAGGCCAAGACCCATTTCTCGGCATTGCTCGACCGCGTCGCGCGCGGCGAGCAGGTCGTGATCACCAAGCACGGCAAGCCAATCGCGCGGCTGGTCCCGGAGGCGGCCGCCGACCGCGCCCGGATGGACGAGAGCATCGCCCGCCTCAGGGCCGCACGCCGGGGCGTTACGCTTGGCGATCTCGATTGGAAGGATTTGCGGGATGAAGGACGCCGGTGA
- the ftsZ gene encoding cell division protein FtsZ produces the protein MTINFSIPTKAPVPELKPHITVIGVGGAGCNAVNNMIRSHLEGVDFVVANTDAQALAQSISERRVQLGVTITQGLGAGSRPDIGRIASEESLEEIVEQLRGSNMVFIAAGMGGGTGTGAAPVIARAAREQGILTVGVVTKPFHFEGGHRMRIAEKGISELEQFVDTLIIIPNQNLFRVANEKTTFADAFKMADDVLQSGVRGVTDLMVCPGQINLDFADIRAVMSEMGKAMMGTGEASGERRALEAAEAAISNPLLDDATMKGARGILINVTGGDDMTLFEVDEAVNRIRSEVDPEAGIIFGTTFDNDMNGVMRVSVVATGMDIDASAKPVPTLLNLSDAVSKQRPTEQKIVVGNTAVAAMPDAETEAHHHRYSLGNGSTGGQPAAAQSAALHEAASTDEAAAPSNDVQRDAFIPPQPVDAANAAAPQAGSGHVGEDRPAKHGVAQLIARVTGAGRATRPTIVDSGTERGRSEPHPLERPRRLGGVKADERLPVSEPTEDLLDIPAFLRRQAN, from the coding sequence CCTCGAAGGCGTCGACTTCGTTGTCGCCAACACCGACGCCCAGGCCCTGGCACAGTCCATCTCGGAGCGTCGAGTCCAGCTCGGCGTGACGATAACCCAGGGGCTGGGCGCAGGATCCCGGCCGGACATCGGGCGCATCGCCTCGGAAGAATCACTCGAGGAAATCGTCGAGCAGCTTCGCGGCTCGAACATGGTTTTCATCGCCGCCGGCATGGGCGGCGGCACCGGCACCGGCGCCGCCCCGGTCATCGCCCGCGCCGCGCGCGAACAGGGCATCCTTACCGTCGGCGTAGTGACCAAGCCGTTCCATTTCGAGGGCGGCCACCGCATGCGCATAGCCGAAAAGGGCATCAGCGAGCTGGAGCAGTTCGTTGACACCCTGATCATCATTCCCAACCAGAACCTGTTCCGGGTCGCCAACGAAAAGACCACCTTCGCCGACGCCTTCAAGATGGCCGACGACGTGCTCCAGTCGGGAGTTCGCGGCGTCACCGATCTGATGGTTTGCCCGGGCCAGATCAACCTCGACTTCGCCGACATCCGGGCGGTGATGAGCGAGATGGGCAAGGCGATGATGGGCACCGGGGAGGCCTCCGGCGAGCGCCGGGCGCTGGAGGCGGCGGAGGCCGCGATCTCCAACCCGCTGCTCGACGATGCCACGATGAAGGGCGCCCGCGGCATTCTCATCAACGTCACCGGCGGCGACGACATGACGCTCTTCGAGGTGGACGAGGCCGTCAATCGCATCCGTTCCGAAGTCGACCCGGAAGCCGGGATCATCTTCGGCACGACGTTCGATAACGACATGAACGGGGTGATGCGGGTGTCGGTGGTGGCGACCGGCATGGATATCGACGCATCGGCCAAACCGGTACCGACCTTGCTCAACTTGTCCGATGCCGTCTCCAAGCAGCGCCCGACAGAGCAGAAGATCGTCGTCGGCAACACGGCCGTCGCGGCGATGCCCGATGCCGAGACCGAAGCCCACCACCACCGCTACAGCCTCGGCAACGGCTCAACCGGTGGCCAACCCGCTGCCGCCCAGAGTGCCGCTTTGCACGAAGCGGCATCGACGGACGAGGCCGCGGCCCCGTCGAACGACGTCCAGCGGGACGCGTTCATCCCTCCGCAGCCGGTCGACGCCGCTAACGCGGCGGCGCCTCAGGCCGGGTCAGGTCATGTGGGCGAAGATCGTCCGGCGAAGCACGGCGTTGCGCAATTGATCGCCCGGGTCACCGGCGCCGGCCGCGCAACGCGTCCGACTATCGTTGATTCGGGGACCGAGCGAGGCCGCAGCGAGCCGCACCCGTTGGAGCGGCCGCGGCGGTTGGGTGGTGTCAAGGCCGATGAGCGGCTGCCAGTGTCGGAGCCGACTGAAGATCTCCTCGATATCCCTGCGTTTCTGCGCCGCCAGGCAAACTGA
- the recN gene encoding DNA repair protein RecN gives MLAALTIRDVVLIDRLELEFGSGLAALTGETGAGKSILLDALGLALGSRADARLVRHGSSHASVSARFEVAADHPAYTMLQEQGIGASDDGIVLRRTLGADGRSRAYINDQPVGVALLRQVGETLVEIHGQFESQRLLDPASHRELLDAYGGTQPSATATAFRDWRDASRARRAAAEALEAAKRDEDYLRHVVAELEKLDPQVGEEAELAERRAFLMNAEKLAVALEDAARELSGGERSVDAALRGALRHLERIAERVEGRLEPVIASLERAASEAEEAEAQLNRVAADLDLDPRHLEEAEERLFALRALARKHACAVDDLARLRDDLTARLLALEDGSDRLARLREDEQAARRRYQDAAAALSAARRDAAVRLDAAVADELEPLRLGKATFVTGIDTLDDKDWGEAGWDRVAFEIATNPGMPPGPISRIASGGELARFMLALKVVLARADPISTLIFDEVDAGIGGAVAAAVGERLARLAHDVQVLVVTHSPQVAARGDSHWRISKMADADRTTTIVEGLDADGRKEEIARMLAGARITDEARAAADRLLHVTPQSPLQGTGT, from the coding sequence ATGCTGGCCGCGCTCACCATTCGCGATGTCGTCCTCATCGACCGTCTGGAGCTCGAGTTTGGCAGCGGCCTCGCCGCGCTGACCGGCGAGACAGGAGCCGGCAAGTCCATTCTGCTGGACGCCCTGGGGCTGGCGCTCGGCAGCCGCGCCGACGCCAGGCTGGTCCGCCACGGTTCTTCGCACGCCTCGGTCAGCGCCCGCTTCGAGGTCGCCGCCGATCACCCGGCGTACACGATGCTGCAGGAGCAGGGGATCGGTGCATCAGACGACGGCATCGTGCTGCGCCGGACGCTCGGCGCCGACGGCCGCTCCCGCGCCTACATCAATGACCAGCCCGTCGGCGTCGCCCTGCTCCGCCAGGTCGGCGAGACCCTGGTTGAGATCCACGGCCAGTTCGAAAGCCAGCGCCTGCTCGATCCCGCGAGTCACCGCGAACTGCTTGACGCCTATGGCGGGACCCAACCCAGCGCCACCGCCACGGCGTTCCGCGACTGGCGCGATGCGTCGCGGGCGCGCCGCGCCGCCGCCGAGGCGCTGGAGGCTGCCAAACGCGACGAGGATTACCTTCGCCACGTCGTCGCCGAACTGGAAAAGCTGGATCCCCAGGTCGGGGAGGAAGCGGAGCTTGCCGAACGCCGTGCCTTCCTGATGAACGCGGAGAAGCTTGCGGTGGCTCTCGAAGACGCCGCTCGCGAACTGAGCGGAGGCGAGCGCAGCGTCGATGCGGCGCTGCGAGGCGCCCTCCGCCACCTGGAGCGCATCGCCGAGCGGGTGGAGGGTCGTCTTGAGCCAGTGATCGCCAGCCTGGAGCGGGCCGCATCGGAGGCCGAAGAGGCGGAGGCGCAGCTCAACCGGGTCGCCGCCGATCTCGATCTGGATCCGCGCCATCTGGAAGAGGCGGAAGAGCGCCTGTTCGCGCTTCGCGCCCTCGCACGCAAACACGCCTGCGCTGTCGACGATCTGGCGAGGCTACGCGACGACCTGACCGCGCGGCTGCTGGCGCTCGAAGACGGGTCGGATCGGCTGGCCAGGTTGCGGGAAGATGAACAGGCGGCGCGTCGGCGTTATCAGGATGCCGCGGCGGCGTTGAGCGCGGCGCGCCGCGACGCCGCAGTGCGTCTGGACGCGGCGGTGGCCGACGAGTTGGAGCCGCTCCGCCTCGGCAAGGCGACCTTCGTCACCGGGATCGACACCCTGGATGACAAGGACTGGGGCGAGGCCGGCTGGGACCGGGTCGCGTTCGAGATTGCGACCAACCCCGGCATGCCGCCCGGCCCGATCAGCCGCATCGCGTCCGGCGGCGAACTCGCCCGCTTCATGCTGGCGCTCAAAGTGGTGCTCGCCCGCGCCGACCCGATCTCGACCTTGATCTTCGACGAGGTCGACGCCGGCATCGGCGGCGCCGTCGCCGCTGCGGTCGGAGAACGCTTGGCGCGCCTAGCGCACGACGTGCAGGTCCTGGTCGTCACCCATTCTCCGCAGGTGGCGGCCCGCGGCGACAGCCACTGGCGGATCAGCAAGATGGCCGACGCCGATCGCACCACGACCATCGTCGAAGGCCTAGATGCCGATGGCCGCAAGGAGGAAATCGCCCGCATGCTGGCCGGCGCCCGCATCACCGACGAGGCCCGCGCCGCCGCCGACCGCCTGTTGCACGTCACGCCGCAAAGCCCTCTGCAAGGCACTGGCACATGA
- a CDS encoding outer membrane protein assembly factor BamD: MIRSWRTSGRGRGRLISHGRKLRVGRCRGKGFAATLALAALLGVVACSSDDEVAYEERPVTELYDEAMVSMKDEEYKKAAVAFDEVERQHPYSPWATQAQLMAAYAHYEANEYIDAIAALDRYIRLHPANPDVPYAYYLKGLSYYEQISDVSRDQRMTEDALAAFTELVARYPESEYARDARLKLDLINDHLAGKEMTVGRYYLRQGHYLAAINRFQRVVAQYETTTHVPEALHRLVEAYMALGLTEEARKSAAVLGHNFPGSEWYIDSYELVENKDSRPEQEPWYKPW, translated from the coding sequence ATGATAAGATCGTGGCGCACTTCGGGACGTGGGAGAGGACGCTTGATCAGTCATGGTCGCAAGCTGCGGGTAGGCCGCTGTCGCGGCAAGGGCTTTGCGGCGACACTTGCGCTGGCCGCATTGCTTGGGGTCGTGGCGTGCTCTTCCGACGACGAGGTGGCGTACGAGGAACGGCCGGTCACGGAGCTCTATGACGAGGCCATGGTCTCCATGAAGGACGAGGAGTACAAGAAGGCCGCCGTAGCCTTCGACGAGGTGGAGCGACAGCACCCGTACTCGCCGTGGGCGACGCAAGCGCAGTTGATGGCGGCCTACGCCCATTACGAGGCAAACGAATACATCGACGCCATTGCCGCCCTCGACCGCTACATCCGGCTGCATCCGGCCAATCCGGATGTCCCGTACGCGTACTACCTCAAGGGTCTCTCCTACTACGAGCAGATCTCCGACGTGAGTCGCGACCAGCGGATGACGGAGGACGCTCTCGCCGCCTTCACCGAGCTGGTCGCCCGCTATCCGGAGAGCGAATACGCCCGCGACGCCAGGCTCAAGCTCGACCTCATCAATGATCATCTCGCCGGCAAAGAGATGACCGTCGGCCGGTATTACCTGCGCCAGGGCCACTACCTCGCCGCCATCAACCGCTTTCAGCGCGTGGTCGCCCAATACGAAACGACGACGCACGTCCCCGAGGCGCTGCACCGCCTGGTGGAGGCGTACATGGCTCTCGGCCTGACCGAGGAGGCGCGCAAGTCGGCGGCCGTCCTTGGCCACAACTTCCCGGGCAGCGAGTGGTACATCGATTCGTATGAGCTGGTCGAGAACAAGGACTCCCGGCCCGAACAGGAGCCCTGGTACAAGCCCTGGTGA
- the ligA gene encoding NAD-dependent DNA ligase LigA, with protein MTPGTLREISVERLTHDQAEQELEALAAEIAGHDKAYHQDDAPIVTDAEYDSLRRRNEAIEARFPDLVRDDSPAKRVGAPPAAAFAKVTHRRPMLSLANAFSEGELREFVASVRRFLKPLRDDPSLPLEMMAEPKIDGLSVSLRYEHGRFMQGATRGDGATGEDVTANLRTLADVPARIDGGLEVIDVRGEVYMSRADFAQLNERQRAAGAKVFANPRNAAAGSLRQLNPAVTAGRPLRFFAYAWGEISGTVADTHERFLVRLGDWGFHVNPEARLCRDVDEMLAFYRNLEGRRPSLPYDIDGIVYKVNRLDWQERLGSVSRAPRWAIAQKFPAERAQTVVQDIRVQVGRTGTLTPVAELAPVTVGGVVVSRATLHNEDEIRRKDVRVGDTVVVQRAGDVIPQVVAVVAEKRPAGSGPFAFPDHCPECGSIAVREAGEVARRCTGGLICPAQAVERLRHFVSRDAFDIDGLGAKHAEAFWRDGLLNGPADIFRLAERADEISEREKWGKRSVDNLLAAIDARRRIPLDRFIYALGIRQVGQATARLLARHYGSLTAWRAAMQAANDPDSDAWRELVNIDGIGPSVAADLAAFFAEPHNREILDDLGSLLTIEPVAAPATATASPVAGKTVVFTGTLETQTRSEAKSRAEALGAKVAGSVSKKTDYVIIGADAGIKAQKAAALGVTTLTEQEWLELIGGG; from the coding sequence ATGACGCCGGGGACGCTTCGGGAGATTTCCGTGGAACGGCTGACGCACGATCAAGCCGAGCAGGAACTGGAGGCCCTGGCGGCTGAGATCGCCGGTCACGACAAGGCCTACCACCAGGACGACGCGCCGATCGTCACCGACGCCGAGTACGATTCGCTGCGGCGGCGCAACGAGGCGATCGAGGCGCGCTTCCCGGACCTGGTCCGCGATGACAGCCCGGCGAAGCGGGTCGGCGCACCGCCTGCGGCGGCATTCGCCAAGGTGACCCACCGCCGGCCGATGCTGTCCCTCGCCAACGCCTTCAGCGAGGGCGAGTTGCGCGAGTTCGTCGCTAGCGTCCGCCGGTTCCTGAAGCCGCTCCGCGACGATCCGAGCCTGCCGCTCGAGATGATGGCCGAACCCAAGATCGACGGCCTCTCGGTGTCGCTCCGCTACGAGCACGGTCGATTCATGCAGGGCGCGACCCGCGGCGATGGCGCCACCGGCGAGGATGTCACCGCGAACCTGCGAACGCTCGCCGACGTCCCCGCACGCATCGACGGCGGGCTGGAGGTCATCGACGTGCGTGGCGAGGTCTATATGAGCCGCGCCGACTTCGCCCAACTCAACGAGCGCCAGCGGGCGGCGGGAGCCAAGGTGTTCGCCAACCCCCGCAACGCCGCCGCCGGATCGTTGCGGCAACTCAACCCCGCCGTCACCGCCGGCCGCCCTCTCCGCTTCTTCGCCTATGCGTGGGGAGAGATCAGCGGAACCGTCGCCGACACCCACGAGCGCTTTCTGGTCCGGCTCGGCGACTGGGGCTTCCACGTCAACCCGGAAGCGCGGCTCTGCCGTGACGTGGACGAGATGCTGGCCTTCTACCGGAACCTGGAGGGACGGCGACCCAGCCTGCCCTACGACATCGACGGCATCGTCTACAAGGTCAACCGTCTCGACTGGCAGGAGCGCCTCGGCAGCGTCAGCCGCGCGCCGCGCTGGGCGATCGCTCAGAAGTTTCCGGCCGAGCGGGCGCAGACCGTGGTCCAGGACATTCGCGTCCAGGTGGGGCGCACCGGCACCCTCACCCCGGTCGCAGAACTGGCGCCGGTGACCGTCGGCGGGGTCGTGGTCTCGCGGGCGACGCTGCACAACGAGGACGAGATCCGCCGCAAGGACGTGCGGGTCGGCGACACCGTGGTCGTGCAGCGCGCCGGCGACGTTATCCCGCAGGTGGTCGCGGTGGTCGCGGAGAAGCGCCCCGCCGGCTCCGGGCCGTTCGCGTTCCCGGACCATTGCCCCGAGTGCGGCAGCATCGCGGTACGCGAGGCGGGGGAAGTAGCGCGCCGCTGCACCGGCGGCCTGATCTGCCCGGCCCAGGCGGTCGAGCGCCTCCGCCACTTCGTGTCCCGTGACGCCTTCGACATCGACGGCCTCGGCGCCAAGCACGCAGAAGCTTTCTGGCGCGACGGCCTGCTCAACGGCCCCGCCGACATCTTCCGGCTGGCAGAGCGCGCCGACGAGATCAGTGAGCGGGAAAAGTGGGGCAAGCGGTCGGTCGACAACCTTCTTGCCGCCATCGACGCCCGACGCCGCATCCCCCTCGACCGCTTCATCTACGCCCTGGGCATCCGCCAGGTCGGCCAAGCGACGGCCCGCCTCCTCGCCCGCCACTACGGCTCGCTCACAGCATGGCGCGCTGCCATGCAGGCGGCCAACGATCCCGACAGCGACGCGTGGCGCGAACTCGTCAACATCGACGGCATCGGCCCGTCGGTGGCGGCCGATCTTGCGGCGTTCTTCGCCGAGCCCCACAACCGGGAGATCCTCGACGACCTGGGCTCGCTGCTGACCATCGAGCCCGTCGCCGCTCCCGCCACCGCAACCGCGTCCCCGGTCGCCGGCAAGACCGTGGTCTTTACCGGCACCCTCGAAACCCAGACCCGCAGCGAAGCCAAGTCCCGCGCCGAGGCCTTGGGCGCCAAGGTCGCCGGCTCCGTCTCCAAGAAGACCGACTACGTCATCATCGGCGCCGACGCCGGCATCAAAGCCCAAAAAGCCGCCGCCCTCGGCGTCACCACCTTGACGGAACAGGAGTGGCTGGAGTTGATCGGCGGCGGTTGA
- a CDS encoding type II toxin-antitoxin system VapC family toxin, translating into MAGLVLDCSVAVAWCFEDEASPETDAILQRVRDDGALVPALWHLELGNVLIQAERCGRLSAADTSARLEPIAVLPIVTDHEGPARALRQVLALARAEHLTTYDAAYLELALRSALPLATKDRALAAAARRCGLAALPHGG; encoded by the coding sequence GTGGCCGGCTTGGTTCTCGATTGTTCGGTGGCGGTGGCGTGGTGTTTCGAGGACGAAGCCTCACCCGAGACCGACGCCATCCTTCAGCGCGTGCGTGACGACGGCGCGCTGGTTCCGGCTCTCTGGCACCTCGAGCTTGGCAACGTGCTGATCCAGGCCGAACGCTGCGGACGTTTGAGCGCCGCTGACACGAGCGCCCGCCTTGAGCCGATCGCCGTGCTTCCGATCGTCACGGACCATGAAGGCCCTGCTCGGGCGCTGCGCCAAGTGCTAGCCTTGGCCCGCGCCGAACACCTGACCACCTACGACGCCGCCTACCTGGAGCTGGCCCTGCGCAGCGCCCTGCCGCTCGCCACCAAAGACCGCGCCCTCGCCGCCGCCGCCCGCCGCTGCGGCCTCGCCGCCCTGCCGCATGGCGGGTAA
- a CDS encoding UDP-3-O-acyl-N-acetylglucosamine deacetylase — translation MTTGVYTESPSVERFDARRFVAQKTLRSPIHCSGVGLHSGASVSIRLRPAEPNTGINFVRTDLGGNTVIPAIWSNVVDTRLCTAVARDGVSVATVEHLMAALAGLGIDNVVVEVDGPELPIMDGSAAPFVFLIECAGVVDQVSPRRALRMLSPVTVESDGWSATLGPGNGFSVTMEIDFESGAIARQTINLGLHKGMFKRELARARTFGFLDDVERLRAAGLARGGSLDNVVVVSGDAVLNDEGLRYEDEFVRHKALDAVGDLYLAGAPIIGHFEGICTGHFANNKLLKALFESEESWAWDMVRSGDDTAARPVASWQASRLARAVGL, via the coding sequence ATGACGACAGGCGTGTACACCGAGAGTCCGAGCGTCGAACGGTTCGACGCTCGGAGGTTTGTCGCGCAGAAGACGCTCAGGAGCCCTATCCACTGCTCGGGGGTGGGCCTCCATTCCGGCGCGTCGGTGTCGATCCGGCTGCGGCCGGCGGAGCCGAACACCGGCATCAACTTCGTTCGCACCGACCTCGGCGGCAACACGGTCATTCCCGCCATCTGGAGCAATGTCGTCGACACGCGGCTGTGCACGGCCGTCGCCCGTGACGGGGTGTCGGTCGCGACGGTGGAGCACCTGATGGCGGCTCTGGCCGGCCTCGGCATCGACAACGTGGTAGTCGAGGTCGACGGGCCGGAGTTGCCGATAATGGACGGCAGCGCCGCGCCCTTCGTGTTCCTGATCGAGTGCGCCGGCGTCGTGGATCAGGTCAGTCCTCGTCGTGCGTTGAGGATGTTGTCTCCCGTGACCGTCGAAAGCGACGGCTGGTCGGCCACTCTCGGCCCCGGCAACGGGTTCTCGGTGACCATGGAGATCGATTTCGAGAGCGGCGCCATCGCCCGCCAGACCATCAACCTCGGCCTGCACAAGGGCATGTTCAAGCGCGAGTTGGCGCGGGCGCGGACCTTCGGTTTTCTCGACGACGTCGAGCGCCTGCGGGCCGCCGGTCTGGCCCGCGGCGGTTCGCTGGACAACGTCGTGGTGGTGAGCGGCGACGCGGTCCTGAACGACGAAGGATTGCGCTACGAGGACGAGTTCGTGCGCCACAAGGCGCTCGATGCAGTGGGTGATCTTTACCTCGCCGGCGCGCCGATCATCGGCCATTTCGAGGGCATTTGCACCGGTCACTTTGCCAACAACAAGCTTCTGAAGGCATTGTTCGAATCGGAAGAATCGTGGGCTTGGGACATGGTCCGCTCCGGCGATGACACGGCAGCCCGTCCCGTCGCATCCTGGCAGGCGAGCCGCCTCGCCCGCGCCGTCGGTCTCTGA